In Juglans microcarpa x Juglans regia isolate MS1-56 chromosome 4S, Jm3101_v1.0, whole genome shotgun sequence, a single window of DNA contains:
- the LOC121262099 gene encoding 60S acidic ribosomal protein P2-like, with translation MTQQVLEEYYKILAVDDDATEENISLNYLSFALLSGFAVGAEADDDKIVLLLSLVKGKDITELIATGREKLAVMSSAHDGFAVAATGADGGAVAHAAAEPKKELEKVEEKEESDEEMCFSLFD, from the exons ATGACCCAACAAGTTTTGGAGGAGTACTACAAAATTTTGGCAGTTGATGATGATGCAACTGAGGAAAATATCAGTTTAAATTACCTAAGTTTTGCACTG TTATCTGGGTTTGCAGTTGGAGCCGAAGCTGATGATGATAAGATAGTGCTTCTTCTGTCACTGGTCAAGGGCAAAGACATTACAGAACTTATTGCTACTGGGCGGGAGAAGTTGGCCGTTATGTCTTCTGCTCATGATGGTTTTGCAGTTGCAGCCACAGGTGCAGATGGTGGTGCTGTTGCTCATGCTGCTGCGGAGCCAAAGAAAGAGCTGGAAAAGGTGGAGGAGAAAGAGGAATCTGATGAA GAAATGTGCTTCAGTCTCTTTGATTAA
- the LOC121262100 gene encoding protein FAR1-RELATED SEQUENCE 5-like, which produces MGENEDRMHPFDINMPYNSPSTPVDYSPFSDSFEHMPPYMSYHPPPSNPDDLRQEVPPTSIVPTDTTFEQNLGSTSRMTAESVLDADDMVFDINEYLEGTTVVDDDEVRVEAPRSGMEFDSMKDLTAYYKQYAKQEGFGVRTQRTRKDDEGRPVYVTVGCARGGKYNPTNNNISKPRPTTRTDCKARVNATLSKNDKWVFTTVENVHNHITVSPKKTRFLRSHKHLDEYSQRILDLNDRAGIRMNKNFYSLVVDAGGFENLQFQEKDCRNFIDKARHLRLGKGGGEALNQYFQRMRDRNDGFVSNMDLDDEGRLRNVFWADARSRAAYEYFGDVVTFDTTYLTNRYGMPFAPFVGVNHHGQSILLGAGLLSNEDTETFVWLFRMWLDCMNGRAPKAMITDQDRAMKSAIAIVFPETRHRYCLWHIMLKLPEKLGSHAQFNAGLKTDLHTALYDSHTSGEFEDSWGQVIAKYDLHGNKWLQSLYEERSFWVPGYLKSVFWAGMSTTQRSESMNAFFDGYVHSGTTLKEFVDQFDNALRKKVELETMADFNSNNQTIPCVSHFNIEKQFQRLYTNAKFKEVQRELLGLMCCNCSLVSTEGCILKYQVLDEICTDDHIKTLDFCVYYNEEEVEVKCTCALFQTMGILCRHALRVCQLKKINVLPNIYVLDRWRKDLKRTYTLVRSSYDDQRDRADARNYERVQH; this is translated from the exons ATGGGGGAAAATGAAGATAGAATGCATCCTTTTGATATAAATATGCCCTACAATTCCCCGAGTACTCCAGTAGATTATAGCCCATTTTCTGATTCATTTGag CATATGCCACCTTATATGTCCTACCACCCTCCGCCGAGTAATCCAGATGACTTGAGGCAAGAAGTGCCCCCGACGTCAATTGTGCCAACCGATACCACATTTGAACAAAATCTTGGAAGTACATCACGGATGACTGCTGAAAGTGTTCTTGATGCCGATG ACATGGTCTTCGACATAAATGAATATTTAGAGGGTACCACTGTTGTCGATGATGATGAAGTACGAGTTGAAGCACCAAGATCTGGGATGGAATTTGACAGTATGAAAGATCTTACAGCCTACTATAAGCAGTATGCGAAGCAAGAGGGTTTTGGTGTACGGACACAAAGGACTAGGAAAGATGATGAAGGGAGGCCTGTGTACGTGACTGTTGGTTGTGCCCGTGGCGGAAAGTACAATCCTACGAACAATAATATCTCGAAGCCACGACCAACAACTAGAACGGATTGTAAAGCGAGAGTAAATGCGACATTGAGCAAGAATGATAAATGGGTTTTCACCACTGTTGAAAATGTGCACAACCACATAACTGTGAGCCCCAAGAAGACAAGATTCTTGCGATCTCACAAACATCTAGATGAATACAGTCAAAGGATCCTCGACCTAAATGATCGAGCCGGTATACGaatgaacaagaatttttattctcttgtcGTTGATGCGGGGGGTTTTGAGAATCTTCAGTTTCAAGAGAAAGATTGTCGGAATTTCATTGACAAGGCTCGACATTTAAGGTTGGGTAAAGGTGGTGGCGAAGCACTTAATCAGTATTTCCAAAGAATGAGAGATCGGAATGATGGGTTCGTTTCTAACATGGACTTGGATGATGAGGGAAGGTTACGAAATGTATTTTGGGCTGATGCTCGGAGTCGAGCGGCGTATGAGTATTTCGGAGACGTAGTAACATTTGATACAACGTACCTAACAAATAGGTACGGGATGCCTTTTGCGCCATTCGTTGGTGTTAATCATCATGGTCAGTCCATATTATTAGGAGCGGGATTGCTTTCAAACGAGGACACTGAAACTTTTGTGTGGTTGTTCCGAATGTGGTTGGATTGTATGAATGGTCGGGCGCCCAAAGCCATGATAACCGACCAAGATCGGGCAATGAAGAGTGCTATTGCCATTGTATTCCCTGAAACTCGTCACAGATATTGTTTATGGCATATAATGCTCAAACTTCCAGAGAAGTTAGGATCTCATGCGCAATTCAATGCGGGGTTGAAGACTGACCTTCATACTGCATTATATGACTCACATACCAGCGGTGAATTTGAGGATAGCTGGGGTCAAGTAATTGCGAAGTATGATCTCCACGGCAATAAATGGCTTCAATCCTTATATGAGGAAAGGTCTTTTTGGGTTCCAGGTTACTTGAAAAGTGTATTCTGGGCTGGAATGAGCACAACACAAAGGTcggaaagcatgaatgcatttttcgaTGGGTATGTCCATTCCGGTACCACGTTGAAGGAATTCGTCGACCAATTTGATAATGCTCTTAGAAAGAAGGTGGAGTTAGAGACAATGGCTGATTTCAATTCTAATAACCAAACTATTCCCTGCGTGTCCCATTTTAATATTGAGAAGCAGTTCCAAAGGTTATATACAAATGCAAAGTTCAAAGAAGTACAAAGAGAATTACTGGGCCTAATGTGTTGTAATTGTTCGTTGGTAAGCACAGAAGGGTGCATTTTAAAATACCAAGTGTTGGATGAAATATGTACTGATGACCACATCAAAACCTTGGATTTCTGTGTTTACTATAACGAAGAGGAGGTGGAGGTCAAATGCACGTGTGCACTGTTTCAGACGATGGGGATTCTATGTAGGCATGCACTTAGAGTTTGCcagttgaaaaagattaatgtgctgccaaatatatatgtgttgGATCGTTGGAGAAAGGACTTAAAGAGGACATACACATTAGTCAGAAGCAGTTACGATGACCAGCGGGACAGAGCAGATGCACGGAATTATGAGCGG GTTCAACACTAA